In the genome of Vicia villosa cultivar HV-30 ecotype Madison, WI linkage group LG7, Vvil1.0, whole genome shotgun sequence, one region contains:
- the LOC131618700 gene encoding uncharacterized protein LOC131618700, producing MKAPDSIEIAKALYLSKSVVEANLTKKGGGLGFCMEFLVKRGCEAAETKEWDTFRAILALSIYGIMMLSNVPNFVDMSAIHMFILQNPVPTLLGDVYHSIHHKSSQKGGLVRFCAPLLYRWFRSHLPERGAFVDNRHTSKWAERIMGLRAKDIVWHNRSLDDIEVIMSCGKFKNVPLMGLRGGINYNPVLARRTFGYAFISPPEQTEIAENIFYHSATDGG from the coding sequence ATGAAGGCCCCTGATTCCATTGAAattgctaaggctctttatttgagcaagtcggtCGTGGAAGCAAATCTCACCAAGAAGGGAGGAGGTCTTGGTTTTTGCATGGAGTTTCTGGTCAAAAGGGGTTGTGAGGCTGCTGAAACAAAGGAATGGGACACATTTAGGGCTATCCTGGCTCTAAGTATCTATGGTATCATGATGTTATCAAACGTTCCTAACTTTGTTGACATGAGTGCAATTCATATGTTCATTCTGCAGAATCCGGTTCCTACActtttgggggatgtttatcactcCATTCATCACAAGAGTAGTCAGAAGGGAGGTTTGGTTAGATTCTGTGCTCCGTTGTTATATCGTTGGTTCAGGTCACATTTGCCTGAGCGTGGCGCTTTCGTCGATAATAGGCACACATCTAAGTGGGCTGAGAGGATTATGGGGCTTAGGGCCAAAGATATTGTCTGGCACAACAGATCTTTAGATGACATAGAAGTTATTATGAGTTGCGGAAAGTTCAAAAATGTACCTCTCATGGGTCTTAGAGGTGGAATCAACTATAATCCCGTCCTGGCTAGGAGAACATTTGGATATGCTTTTATCAGTCCCCCTGAGCAGACAGAAATTGCTGAGAATATTTTCTATCATTCAGCCACCGACGGTGGGTAG